Proteins from a genomic interval of Molothrus ater isolate BHLD 08-10-18 breed brown headed cowbird chromosome 10, BPBGC_Mater_1.1, whole genome shotgun sequence:
- the SLC25A36 gene encoding solute carrier family 25 member 36: MSQRDTLVHLFAGGCGGTVGAILTCPLEVVKTRLQSSSVTLYISEVHLNTLNGATVNRVARVSPGPLHCLKMILQNEGPRSLFRGLGPNLVGVAPSRAIYFAAYSNCKEKLNNIFNPDSTQVHMISAGVAGFTAITTTNPIWLVKTRLQLDARNRGEKRMSAFECARKVYRLDGFRGFYRGMSASYAGISETVIHFVIYESIKKKLLEYKTAGAMDNEEESVKEASDFVRMMMAAATSKTCATSIAYPHEVVRTRLREEGTKYRSFFQTLSLLVREEGYGSLYRGLTTHLIRQIPNTAIMMSTYEVVVYLLDG, from the exons ATGTGGAGGTACTGTTGGTGCAATTCTGACATGTCCACTGGAAGTTGTAAAAACACGCCTGCAGTCCTCCTCTGTGACTCTCTACATCTCTGAAGTTCATCTCAACACTCTGAATGGTGCTACTGTCAACCGAGTAGCCAGAGTTTCTCCTGGACCTCTCCACTGTCTGAA GATGATCTTGCAAAATGAAGGCCCTCGTTCTCTGTTCAGAGGGCTGGGTCCTAATTTAGTTGGTGTTGCTCCTTCCAG AGCAATATATTTTGCTGCTTACTCAAATTGCAAGGAAAAGTTGAACAATATTTTCAATCCAGATTCTACCCAGGTACACATGATTTCAGCTGGTGTGGCAG gCTTTACTGCGATCACAACAACTAATCCCATTTGGTTGGTGAAGACACGATTACAGCTTGATGCAAG GAATCGTGGAGAAAAGCGAATGAGCGCGTTTGAGTGTGCCCGCAAAGTTTATCGCTTGGATGGCTTTCGAGGCTTTTACCGGGGAATGTCTGCGTCCTACGCAGGCATATCTGAGACTGTTATTCACTTTGTCATTTATGAgagtattaagaaaaaattactggAGTATAAGACTGCTGGTGCCATGGACAATGAGGAAGAATCGGTAAAAGAAGCATCGGACTTTGTTCGGATGATGATGGCTGCTGCCACTTCCAAAACGTGTGCAACATCAATAGCATATCCCCATG AGGTTGTACGAACAAGACTAAGAGAAGAGGGAACAAAATACAGATCTTTCTTCCAGACACTGTCTTTGCTTGTGCGAGAGGAAGGGTATGGCTCCCTTTACCGAGGTCTGACTACACACCTGATCAGACAGATCCCAAACACGGCTATCATGATGTCCACCTATGAAGTTGTAGTCTACTTACTTGATGGATAG